CGATACTTCCACGCCCAACCCAGTAGTTAAGTTCCCTTGGGGGTCGAGGTCTATGGCAAGGCATGAGAACTGTTGTGCCAGCAATCCCCCCAACGAGATGGTTGAGGTGGTCTTTGCCACTCCTCCCTTTTGATTGGCGATCGCAGTAATCATAAATGTATTCAATTACCCCCTTTAGCTTGCCAGCAAGTTAACCAACTGACAAGCTAACTTGTTAACTTTTTAACAATTTGACAAGTCAACAAGTCAACACGTCAACACGTCAACACGTCAACACGTCAAGATTCTGGGTTGTCAACAAGCTGACTTGTCAACAAGCTATTTTGATACTTGATTCATAGCACAGATGAAGATGCTGCTGGGACAGGATCGATCGGGAGCGGCTCTTCAAAGGGATATTAGGAGCGTGACTCGCCAGTTAACTCCGAAAAACTGCATATTGTCCGGTTAAAAGTTGTAGACTCCTTTGTAAGTAAGTCATAGTGAATGCTCTACGCTTCATCTTGCAGATAGAAGCGTAGCGTCCTTATCCCTCCAAAGGTGAGACAAGGTAATCGGCATTCTCGATTTACTTCCAGAACTTTTGCTGGAGAGTAACTGACGACCATTTCTGTACGCCAGTTTTAGCTTATATGCCCAGTATCGGGCTGCAATATTTTGACTACCATTAAGGTCGGCGTTGTAGCGTTTCCCGCTCTGGAACGTAGCTAATGCGTAGTTGGATTTACTGCGCTTGAGTTGACCGGAACCATCATACGCCCAAGAGGATGTGCCACGAGGATAAACTAGTTCTACCTTGCCACCCACTTCGACAAACTTATTTTCCGTTAGTTGCACCAGCAATCGATGCAGCCAACCGTGAAATCGTTGCTTGAGGGTAGAGCGTTTTTTACCAGCTTTTGGCTTCCAATCTTTCAGGTTTTCAAACACAATTACAGACGCACCATGCTGGTGTGCAAATTGCACGATTTCCTTCGAGATGTGCTGCGCCATATTGTGGTTAATTCCCTTAGCGCGTCGATACAACCCTTTGCAGAAACCTTTGTGCAGTTTCTTGGTTAGCTTTGCCTTGTGTCTAATCTGCCCCAATACTTTGTCGCGACGGTCTATGTCTCCCCCTCGATGAAAGAATGCACGAGAGATTACAGTGCCGTCGCTACTAACAATAGTAGCAGTCGCAGTTGTGTTGATCCCCACGTCTACCGCACAGACTAATTTTCCTCCTAATTTAGACGGGTGCAACTTGAAAGGTACAGACAGGTGAGCCTTACCATTTCTGACAATCAGTGATGGTGACAAACTCTTGCTATGCGCCAATAAATGACGCTTTCTGACTTGCATGATTTGAACGTCTATCCAAATCCAATCAGAGCCATTCCATACCTTGATTTGGGCAACAGTCAACCAAAGATCGAACTTGACACACTGCCCACGATACAGAGCTGGGTAACATCCCGCTTCTGGGTTAAATCTTGGGGGTAATGCATCTTTCCGTTTGCGATTGCCAGACTGCCAATCATAGTAGCGAGTCAGGAATGAGGAAACCTGTCCCAAGACAAATTCAATCGCTGCTCGGCGCAGGTAAGACGGGAACTTATAAAACCGTTTTTGGAAATACTGGTATTTAGGATTTGGGTTGCTACTAGTCTTATGAATGAGCTTTTCAACTGCCGCACAACGACTTGGGGAATCCACAATTTCTGTCCAGTGACCCATAACCACATAGGACAGAGCTTTGCAGAACGAGCGATATTCGCCAACCGTCGCCTCCAGATAATTTAACTGTTCTGGAGTCGGGTTTAACTGCCATCGGTCTATGCGTACAATTGAATTAGTCATATATCAATCGTACAATGAATCAAGATAAAAAGTTGAGGCTAAAGTTAAGAAACCACATGACTTTTCGGTTGTGCTATCATTTGATTCTGACATTGAAGTACAGAAAGGATATCTTGACCGTTGAAATGCAGGATAGGTTAAAACAAATCCTTGTTACCCTGCTAGTAAAGTGGGAGTGTGAACCTATCGAGTTAGGGGGTGAAGGCGACCACATCCACGTCTTGTTTGATGGGCATCCAGGACTAAATTTAGTCAACTTCATCAAAAACATTAAATCCGTATCCTCTCGGCATATGCGTAAAGAGTACGGTGACTATCTACAACAGCATCTTTGGGGTGGTGAGTTTTGGAATGATGGCTCTACCATCATTTCTGTCGGTGCAAGCGCCAGTATTGATGTGCTGATTTCTTATATTCAAAATCAGGGGAAAGCAGATAAAGATCTTGACCGCCGCTAACTACCGCTTCGTACTTCGTACAGAAGCGTAGTTAGCGGCGGATTTTGGCTCAAAATATACTCACATAAAGTAGATGACTGGGGCAGACACCAGATGACACAGGCAGGAGAGACGAAAAGGCAAAACTTCAATGTCACGCCAGAGCAAGAGGCACAGATCGAGTGGCTGCGATCAGCAATCGGTGCTGCCAGCGCCAAAGAAACTATACTTCGTGCTGTTTCCGTGCTGTCCGCGCTCAAGGAGTACACCCAGAAAGGGTTCAAGGTGGCTTTGCTCAAACCAGACGAGCAAGTTGAATTAGTCATTCCAGGTCTTCAGCCTCCTAATTGGGCGCAGTGGAAGTATTTGGTCGAACGCCCTCACCCTTGGCGGCGACAACTGTACGTGAAAGGTCGGCGGTTACTCGCTTCTACCGTTTGGCAGGATATGCTCGCCAACGAGCTTTCCCTTGTTGAGACAGCGGCGAACTTCTCTCTGCCCGTTGATGCTGTTGTGGAAATCGTGCGCTATTGCGAAACCGAGCGAGAACTGCTGAAGATGGAAGCTGACGAAGAGCGCTGCCGCCTGGAAGAAAAAGGATTGGCATCAATCGGAATTTGGGTGAAATAGTTCCCCCTTCTTGTGCCAACTTCTTTGAGCTGGGTCCCTTCGCCTACTCCAATCCCTGAATTCATCTTCACCTTTTTGAGCTGCTTCTTCAAGCGTAGCCGCGCTTACCCCTAGCCTTCGCGCCAACTGGGTAATGTCTTGGGGAGGTAGTACGGGTGGTGGACCATACTGATAGGGCGCTCTTCTAGCACTCTTGGATCGCTGACTTGACACGAAAGCCGACTCCAAAACCGCCAAGCGCCTCTCAATCAGGGCTATTTGGGCTTTTAATGGGGCAGTCGCTTCACCTAATTCTTCGCTCGCGACTCGTTCGCTCCCGCTCTCGCCATCGAAGAACTGCTTGACGATCGCAACAATCGCCGCACTTTCAGTTAGCGATTGGGATTGCATGTACTCGCGCAACTTTTCGTGATACAGGGGTGGCAGGTAGCCTACAACTCGAATATTGTTGGTCGCCATTAGGTATGCTATCTTTGTGCTTGATTCGTGCTACTCTTCCAGCCTACTCCTTTGCGCTTAGTATGCCAAGTCTAGCTTTAAGTGTGCTATTCCAGCATACCAGGAGCTAGATTTTGGCAGCAGATCTATATATATAGATATATTGAATGCCACCATCAAGAGGGTGGTCAAAGGTGAATAAGAAATCTCAAGGTTTCCGGCAGTCAGCGTGCAGCTATTGCGTCGTTCGTTGGTGGCGAGGAATTGACAACCTTTCTACCGCCTTTCGCTTTGTCTCCTCGCCTCGGCGATCGTATTTGGCAGTCGTAACAGGCGTTGCATGACCGGCTAGTTTCTGCACCGTGACGACATCGTTATCATCCAGCAGCTCCGAGCAGAACGTCCGGCGGAAGTCGTGGGGCGAGAATTCTGCTACCCCAGCCTTTCTCCCTCGCCTTTTGACTATCTTCAGCACCGCATCTCCTGACATGTGCCGCAGTTCCACTTTCCCCCCTTTACGCACCGGAGTTATCAGCGCCCCTGGTTGGCGAGAGCGAATCTCCAGCCACTCTTCCACTATGGCGACTGCCTCCACTGGTAAATAAACCTTTCTGTAGGACTTTCTTTTGCCAGAGCGGATCTCCAGTTCGCCCAGAATCGGGTTATAATCTTTAAGTTCTAGCTGCGCCAATTCTTCCCGACGCAACCCGCCACCGCGCAGGATAGCCAAGATTGCCGCATCCCTAATACCTATAGTTCTAGCTTCTGACTCACACGCATCCATCAACAAGGCAATCTCATCTGTAGCGAGAGCGCGACCTTTGAGTTTTTGCGGCGGCGTGTCAATCCGAGGTAAGTCTACAGCACGGGCATAATCCTCATAGCCCATCAACCCCAATCGAGCCGCTTCTTTGAGCACTCGCCGCAAGGCACAAACCATTTTTTTCGCCGTCGCCGGAGCCAACCCCTGCACCAAACTCGCCCGAACTGCCGCCGTATGCTGATAGCGCAGCTTAGACCAGTCTAATGTCAGCGCGTCGCATTCACCACCAGTCAGCATTGACGCGATCGCGTCCAGGGCATGGCGCATTGTCGGCTGCGACCCCTCACTCAAAGAAGCCAAGTACACCGCTGCCGGATGAAGAGTTGCTGGCACGGGCGCGAGTAACTTCAGTCGGGCAGCATCAGCAGCGCGATCTATTTTGGGCATTTAGTCTTTGGAAGATCAATTCTAGAGACTAAAACTTATTGTCACATTTAAGGGGCGATCGCGGGAGTATGGTGCGCGATCGCTTCTGCAATTCCAACCGCGTTACTTTCTAGGATTGCAACTGTAACCAAGAGTCTGGGGTTGAGTCGAACGCACCCTAACTCATAATCAAGTGATAAACCGTTAGTTAATCTAAATAATTACCGTTAGTTGTGTCACAAAACAAGTGGATTTCGTCGAGTCATGTGTTAATCTGTTGGTAGATGTAAATAAATACCAACATTTTATCACAAAACGCTCGGCATTCCTGACGCTCGATCTTCGTATGTCAAAGACACAGCTTCTACTGGAGCTTGCCCGTGAGGTAGGCGCGATCGCCGCCAAAGATGCGGAGGCAAAAGGAATCCATCGTCAGTATCTCAAGCGTCTGGAACAGCAAGGATTGCTGATTCGGTCTGGACGGGGAATTTATACTTATGCTGACGCTGAGATTACGGAGAAGCATAGCCTGGTCGAGGCGGCTAAACGAGTTCCTCATGGAGTTATTTGTCTGCTCTCTGCACTTAGCTTTCACGAATTGACGACTCAAGCGCCTTTTGAAATTTGGCTGGCTATAGACCAAAAAGCACGTTCTCCCAAGGAGGCTATTCTGCCTCTACGAATTGTTTATATGTCCGGTCAAGCACTATACGCTGGGATTGAGTCACACTCCATTGAAGGAGTGCCAGTGCGAGTGTACTGTCTTGCCAAAACGGTTGCAGACTGCTTTAAGTATCGCCACAAAATAGGTCTTGATGTTGCTCTTGAAGCGCTGCGGTCTTGTTGGCAGCAACGACGCTGCACGATGGACGAACTCTGGCACTATGCCAAGATATGCCGAGTGCAGAATGTAATTCGCCCTTATCTGGAATCGCTGTAACGATCGAGGAAGTGACACTATACCAGAGTTGGCTTCCCATGTCAGACTGGCGCTCTTTCTACCAGTTTCACTGTAGATTCAGCCGGAACGAATACGCACAAAGCAGCGTCAACCTACTAAAGAGAGAATTCTTCCATCTCTTGCTAACTCCGATAGGAATAAACGCACGTTTAGATAGCTCAGTTCGCTACCATTCTTGGTTAAATTAAAAATAACATTGTGATACTTTAGCTGAAAAGTCCGATCGGGAGCATAACACTGAAGCGCCATTATCGTGACAATTCGTTCGCTTCTTGTTGACATATATTTTAGGCATTTTTCTCCTAGAACTAAATCGAGTTGTTTTAAATTCTCTTGAAAAAAAACCTGACCGTTAGTCTTCATTAGGTAGAAGATATCTGACTCGTCGCCTTGGAAAAATACTGGGATATCAATTAGACCAACATCCACATAAATTCCAGTCTCAGCAAAATCTACGATGGTAGGTGGCTGGCGATCTCTGACTTTTTGCAGATCCGCAAACAGCTCTTGTATCGCCTCTGGCGTAGCTTCTCCCCGTTTAGAGTTGGGAAAGAGAAACATCAAAGGAACGTCACCTCTATAGCTGCCCTCAGCTGCTATCTCCTGGGAAAAAAAAGAGTGAATTATTGGAAAGGGAACTACTAGTATATTACTGGAAACTACCTGAAGTCTCGCTATTTTGCCTTTGAATTTTTTTTGGTAAGAAGACATATCTCTAATTTCCAACTAACTATTACGCATAGCAAATCGCTTCTAATGAAATAGAGTGGCAACAGAACCGCTCCATTTCTATCCGAACTGAATTTTCCGGAATTTTTGAGTTGTCCTGAGATTGCTGCTGGGTTTTGGCAGCCGCTTTAGATTAATTGACTAACTCCAAACTGGTTTTAAAACTGGAATGGAAAAATAGCAGGACTCAGTTGCACTGTTGGAACGCCATGCAAAACAGATCTAGCTGCACTCTTTTTAAAACCGCATGAAATCATCCCTTGAGGCTGATAATTCGAGCGCAGAGTGTCAAGGAATTCATGAAGTGTTAAAAGTATAGCTAGCTCGTTGCTGGCAAGCGCTTCATCTGCTCCTAAAGCTGCTGTTCCAAGCGAACGACTTTTTGGGAAAGTTGCTCTAGGCGTTGGCGCAATTGAGCCAATTCGCGTTTGATTGATTCGATTTCATTGTCCTCTGCTTTTTTGGGCATATCTAGCTGCCTGAAATAGTCTTCCAGAGCTGTAATTGCAGCTTTGGAAAGAGTTTTTAAGCCTAGATCTTCCTGATACTGCTTCAGCCGCTCGTA
Above is a genomic segment from Chroococcidiopsis sp. SAG 2025 containing:
- a CDS encoding type IV toxin-antitoxin system AbiEi family antitoxin domain-containing protein, whose product is MSKTQLLLELAREVGAIAAKDAEAKGIHRQYLKRLEQQGLLIRSGRGIYTYADAEITEKHSLVEAAKRVPHGVICLLSALSFHELTTQAPFEIWLAIDQKARSPKEAILPLRIVYMSGQALYAGIESHSIEGVPVRVYCLAKTVADCFKYRHKIGLDVALEALRSCWQQRRCTMDELWHYAKICRVQNVIRPYLESL
- a CDS encoding site-specific integrase, which encodes MPKIDRAADAARLKLLAPVPATLHPAAVYLASLSEGSQPTMRHALDAIASMLTGGECDALTLDWSKLRYQHTAAVRASLVQGLAPATAKKMVCALRRVLKEAARLGLMGYEDYARAVDLPRIDTPPQKLKGRALATDEIALLMDACESEARTIGIRDAAILAILRGGGLRREELAQLELKDYNPILGELEIRSGKRKSYRKVYLPVEAVAIVEEWLEIRSRQPGALITPVRKGGKVELRHMSGDAVLKIVKRRGRKAGVAEFSPHDFRRTFCSELLDDNDVVTVQKLAGHATPVTTAKYDRRGEETKRKAVERLSIPRHQRTTQ
- a CDS encoding transposase, with amino-acid sequence MTNSIVRIDRWQLNPTPEQLNYLEATVGEYRSFCKALSYVVMGHWTEIVDSPSRCAAVEKLIHKTSSNPNPKYQYFQKRFYKFPSYLRRAAIEFVLGQVSSFLTRYYDWQSGNRKRKDALPPRFNPEAGCYPALYRGQCVKFDLWLTVAQIKVWNGSDWIWIDVQIMQVRKRHLLAHSKSLSPSLIVRNGKAHLSVPFKLHPSKLGGKLVCAVDVGINTTATATIVSSDGTVISRAFFHRGGDIDRRDKVLGQIRHKAKLTKKLHKGFCKGLYRRAKGINHNMAQHISKEIVQFAHQHGASVIVFENLKDWKPKAGKKRSTLKQRFHGWLHRLLVQLTENKFVEVGGKVELVYPRGTSSWAYDGSGQLKRSKSNYALATFQSGKRYNADLNGSQNIAARYWAYKLKLAYRNGRQLLSSKSSGSKSRMPITLSHLWRDKDATLLSAR
- the tnpA gene encoding IS200/IS605 family transposase, whose product is MTFRLCYHLILTLKYRKDILTVEMQDRLKQILVTLLVKWECEPIELGGEGDHIHVLFDGHPGLNLVNFIKNIKSVSSRHMRKEYGDYLQQHLWGGEFWNDGSTIISVGASASIDVLISYIQNQGKADKDLDRR